A genomic stretch from Engraulis encrasicolus isolate BLACKSEA-1 chromosome 10, IST_EnEncr_1.0, whole genome shotgun sequence includes:
- the stk35 gene encoding serine/threonine-protein kinase 35 has protein sequence MDTRNTMRRKLRRVQGPAADALNGNMKRDVGKVLRNIPVQGNNEESTMDVHMEDKDDPMEQDCFSNAFFKNENLENAMIMAPRYSLLREVGRGSYGVVYEAVARKTGARVAVKKLRCDAPENVELALAEFWALASLEKKHENVVQLEECVLQRNGLAQKMSHGNKRSKQYLRLVETSLKGERILGCQQEPCYLWFVMEFCEGGDLNQYILSRRPDPRTNRSFMSQLSRAVAFLHQNNIVHRDLKPDNILISQKSGRPVIKVADFGLSKVCAGLTAEQDVSGNHGKDAGTTGGGNGGNGNINRNAVNVNKFWLSSACGSDFYMAPEVWEGHYTAKADIFALGIIIWAMAERITFIDGESKRELLGSYVRRGTEIVPVGEAMLENPKMVLSIPARARSAMSDALRRLLLDMLAVNPQDRPDATQLQTRMDQITCAA, from the exons ATGGATACGCGTAACACAATGCGGCGAAAGTTAAGACGGGTGCAGGGACCAGCGGCGGACGCACTGAACGGGAACATGAAGCGGGACGTGGGGAAGGTTCTGCGGAACATCCCCGTACAGGGGAACAACGAGGAGTCCACGATGGATGTACACATGGAGGACAAAGATGACCCCATGGAGCAGGACTGTTTCTCTAATGCCTTCTTCAAGAACGAGAACTTGGAGAATGCTATGATTATGGCTCCGCGCTACAGCCTGCTGAGGGAGGTGGGTCGCGGCAGCTACGGGGTGGTTTACGAGGCCGTGGCCCGCAAGACTGGGGCCCGAGTGGCCGTCAAGAAGCTCCGGTGCGATGCCCCGGAGAACGTGGAGCTCGCCCTGGCCGAGTTCTGGGCCCTGGCGAGCCTGGAGAAGAAGCACGAAAACGTCGTTCAGCTCGAGGAGTGCGTTCTGCAGAGGAATGGGCTCGCGCAGAAGATGAGCCATGGGAACAAGCGGTCCAAACAGTACTTGCGACTCGTGGAGACCTCTctgaaag GTGAGCGCATCCTGGGTTGCCAGCAGGAGCCGTGTTACCTGTGGTTCGTCATGGAGTTCTGCGAGGGTGGCGACCTGAACCAGTACATCCTGTCGCGACGGCCGGACCCGCGCACCAACCGCAGCTTCATGTCGCAGCTGAGCCGCGCCGTGGCCTTCCTGCACCAGAACAACATCGTGCACCGCGACCTCAAGCCCGACAACATCCTCATCTCGCAGAAATCGGGCCGGCCCGTCATCAAGGTGGCCGACTTCGGCCTCAGCAAGGTGTGCGCGGGGCTCACGGCCGAGCAGGACGTTAGCGGTAACCACGGCAAAGACGCCGGCACGACGGGAGGCGGCAACGGTGGCAACGGGAACATCAACCGGAACGCCGTGAACGTCAACAAGTTCTGGCTGTCGTCGGCGTGCGGCTCGGACTTCTACATGGCGCCGGAGGTGTGGGAGGGTCACTACACGGCCAAAGCGGACATTTTTGCCCTGGGCATCATCATCTGGGCCATGGCGGAGCGCATCACCTTCATCGACGGCGAGAGCAAGCGCGAGCTGCTGGGCTCCTACGTGCGGCGCGGCACAGAGATCGTGCCGGTCGGAGAGGCCATGCTCGAGAACCCCAAGATG GTGCTGAGTATCCCGGCGCGGGCTCGCTCCGCCATGAGTGATGCTCTGCGGCGCCTCCTCCTGGACATGCTGGCCGTGAACCCGCAGGACCGACCCGACGCCACGCAGCTGCAGACACGCATGGACCAGATCACCTGCGCAGCCTGA